Proteins from a genomic interval of Zingiber officinale cultivar Zhangliang chromosome 2A, Zo_v1.1, whole genome shotgun sequence:
- the LOC122041056 gene encoding uncharacterized protein LOC122041056 isoform X1 — MVLLCFLLDLRTISPPLLRQLKQGLLQLANLYISSPVRSGRKSKKEIPFLRDNIALCYLQPSKPSSPTSTELKVAYRPGERFSVRDFHHAVNNISLDNLFPDVKTCVPTAGSTEGFAEMTLADLLNNNALYKWGSDNLPKKVIVICSTISASTGSLRKSLMDAADRCIAVEFVVLVEGETNIYHDDAEKLMQFTNSVCDLESCVIRSYIMDTWLLNGLVKTWFQEIKNDAEEPLQAVFVLGNALANSADRICCNLFPSSTHISDGFISCQTCRCHGYPIDTVIDSKTNYFCPLNHQVLGASDLIDNVARIGEQTVLFLPSFEGCPVPQSVSTLLTFRVIERTNLASLNEGLMMGNSLYVTPSCHETESSDESDNADLNALIFHGLCRTLFLLDQGLVCTSTCNTETMLDGTFLCYYILQPSDGGPMLLRCVKSSCNPQRLASSEEALPIPNTTQASDVSIPEDLVNSVRTSLEKIELREYNPLQHERGFHAKLNWLINESLQFGSISSHSIPNIVERNSLNEQQQRPLTQMSDGQMHAIQNTENNCTIADEWEKLLIVDHLDSCYSAPSSSKPKIKSSNPGSQDKFSDEKTSRILERLEAPKQQFFRVNFPSNTKNFNELIKKSLIPLQSSLSQPLKPNFQKLKRKQR; from the exons ATGGTGCTGCTCTGCTTCTTGCTCGATCTCCGCACCATCTCTCCGCCGTTGCTCCGCCAGTTGAAGCAG GGTTTGTTGCAGCTCGCCAATCTCTACATATCGTCGCCGGTTAGATCGGGGAGGAAGTCGAAGAAGGAGATCCCATTTCTCCGAGACAATATCGCGCTGTGCTACCTCCAGCCAAGCAAACCCTCTTCGCCCACTTCAACGGAG TTGAAGGTTGCATACAGACCCGGGGAAAGATTTAGTGTCCGAGACTTTCATCATGCTGTGAACAACATTTCCCTAGACAATCTTTTCCCAGATGTTAAGACCTGTGTGCCAACAGCAGGTAGCACTGAAG GCTTTGCAGAGATGACACTTGCAGACCTTTTGAACAACAATGCTCTGTACAAATGGGGCAGTGACAATCTCCCAAAGAAAGTAATTGTCATTTGTTCAACCATTTCTGCAAGCACTGGATCTCTTCGGAAATCACTTATG GATGCAGCAGATAGATGCATTGCAGTGGAGTTTGTAGTACTGGTAGAGGGAGAGACAAATATCTATCATGATGATGCTGAGAAACTCATGCAATTTACCAACAGTGTTTGTGACCTTGAGAGTTGTGTTATCAGGAGTTACATAATGG ATACTTGGCTCTTAAATGGCCTGGTGAAAACATGGTTCCAAGAGATTAAGAATGATGCAGAGGAACCACTACAAGCTGTGTTTGTGTTAGGAAATGCCCTTGCCAATTCTGCAGATCGAATCTGTTGCAATTTGTTTCCTTCCTCGACTCATATTAGTGATGGTTTCATCTCTTGTCAG ACATGCAGGTGTCATGGTTATCCTATTGACACTGTCATTGACAGTAAGACAAATTATTTTTGTCCACTGAACCATCAGGTGTTAGGGGCGTCTGATCTGATTGACAATGTTGCAAGAATTGGTGAACAAACAGTTCTTTTTCTGCCATCCTTTGAAGGTTGTCCGGTTCCACAAAGTGTCTCTACACTTCTAACTTTCAGGGTTATTGAACGCACCAACTTAGCCTCATTAAATGAAG GTCTGATGATGGGTAACTCCCTTTACGTAACTCCATCTTGTCATGAAACTGAATCTTCAGATGAATCTGATAATGCAGATCTGAACGCTTTGA TTTTCCACGGGCTTTGTAGAACTCTTTTTCTACTAGACCAGGGCCTTGTTTGCACTTCAACTTGCAATACAGAGACTATGCTAGACGGTACCTTTCTTTGCTATTATATTCTTCAACCTTCAGATGGAGGTCCAATGCTTTTAAGG TGCGTCAAAAGTTCATGCAATCCACAGAGGCTTGCTTCATCTGAGGAAGCTCTGCCCATTCCTAATACAACTCAAGCCAGTGATGTATCCATACCAGAGGACTTGGTAAATTCTGTTAGGACCTCTTTGGAAAAG ATTGAACTAAGAGAGTACAACCCTCTCCAACATGAAAGAGGTTTCCATGCTAAGCTTAACTGGCTAATTAACGAGAGCTTGCAATTTGG GTCAATTTCTTCGCACTCTATTCCAAACATCGTTGAACGCAATAGCCTCAATGAACAGCAACAGCGGCCACTGACCCAAATGTCTGATGGACAAATGCATGCCATCCAGAACACAGAGAACAATTGTACCATAGCAGATGAATGGGAGAAACTTCTCATTGTTGATCATCTGGACAGTTGCTATTCAGCTCCTAGTAGCTCCAAACCAAAGATCAAATCCTCAAATCCAGGATCACAGGATAAGTTTTCAGATGAGAAAACATCAAGAATCCTGGAGAGACTGGAAGCTCCAAAGCAACAATTTTTCAGAGTAAACTTCCCTTCCAACACAAAGAACTTCAATGAGCTGATAAAAAAATCACTGATTCCACTTCAATCGAGTTTAAGTCAACCACTGAAACCTAACTTTCAGAAGCTGAAGAGGAAGCAAAGATGA
- the LOC122041056 gene encoding uncharacterized protein LOC122041056 isoform X3, with protein MVLLCFLLDLRTISPPLLRQLKQGLLQLANLYISSPVRSGRKSKKEIPFLRDNIALCYLQPSKPSSPTSTELKVAYRPGERFSVRDFHHAVNNISLDNLFPDVKTCVPTAGSTEGFAEMTLADLLNNNALYKWGSDNLPKKVIVICSTISASTGSLRKSLMDAADRCIAVEFVVLVEGETNIYHDDAEKLMQFTNSVCDLESCVIRSYIMDTWLLNGLVKTWFQEIKNDAEEPLQAVFVLGNALANSADRICCNLFPSSTHISDGFISCQTCRCHGYPIDTVIDSKTNYFCPLNHQVLGASDLIDNVARIGEQTVLFLPSFEGCPVPQSVSTLLTFRVIERTNLASLNEGLMMGNSLYVTPSCHETESSDESDNADLNALIFHGLCRTLFLLDQGLVCTSTCNTETMLDGTFLCYYILQPSDGGPMLLRIELREYNPLQHERGFHAKLNWLINESLQFGSISSHSIPNIVERNSLNEQQQRPLTQMSDGQMHAIQNTENNCTIADEWEKLLIVDHLDSCYSAPSSSKPKIKSSNPGSQDKFSDEKTSRILERLEAPKQQFFRVNFPSNTKNFNELIKKSLIPLQSSLSQPLKPNFQKLKRKQR; from the exons ATGGTGCTGCTCTGCTTCTTGCTCGATCTCCGCACCATCTCTCCGCCGTTGCTCCGCCAGTTGAAGCAG GGTTTGTTGCAGCTCGCCAATCTCTACATATCGTCGCCGGTTAGATCGGGGAGGAAGTCGAAGAAGGAGATCCCATTTCTCCGAGACAATATCGCGCTGTGCTACCTCCAGCCAAGCAAACCCTCTTCGCCCACTTCAACGGAG TTGAAGGTTGCATACAGACCCGGGGAAAGATTTAGTGTCCGAGACTTTCATCATGCTGTGAACAACATTTCCCTAGACAATCTTTTCCCAGATGTTAAGACCTGTGTGCCAACAGCAGGTAGCACTGAAG GCTTTGCAGAGATGACACTTGCAGACCTTTTGAACAACAATGCTCTGTACAAATGGGGCAGTGACAATCTCCCAAAGAAAGTAATTGTCATTTGTTCAACCATTTCTGCAAGCACTGGATCTCTTCGGAAATCACTTATG GATGCAGCAGATAGATGCATTGCAGTGGAGTTTGTAGTACTGGTAGAGGGAGAGACAAATATCTATCATGATGATGCTGAGAAACTCATGCAATTTACCAACAGTGTTTGTGACCTTGAGAGTTGTGTTATCAGGAGTTACATAATGG ATACTTGGCTCTTAAATGGCCTGGTGAAAACATGGTTCCAAGAGATTAAGAATGATGCAGAGGAACCACTACAAGCTGTGTTTGTGTTAGGAAATGCCCTTGCCAATTCTGCAGATCGAATCTGTTGCAATTTGTTTCCTTCCTCGACTCATATTAGTGATGGTTTCATCTCTTGTCAG ACATGCAGGTGTCATGGTTATCCTATTGACACTGTCATTGACAGTAAGACAAATTATTTTTGTCCACTGAACCATCAGGTGTTAGGGGCGTCTGATCTGATTGACAATGTTGCAAGAATTGGTGAACAAACAGTTCTTTTTCTGCCATCCTTTGAAGGTTGTCCGGTTCCACAAAGTGTCTCTACACTTCTAACTTTCAGGGTTATTGAACGCACCAACTTAGCCTCATTAAATGAAG GTCTGATGATGGGTAACTCCCTTTACGTAACTCCATCTTGTCATGAAACTGAATCTTCAGATGAATCTGATAATGCAGATCTGAACGCTTTGA TTTTCCACGGGCTTTGTAGAACTCTTTTTCTACTAGACCAGGGCCTTGTTTGCACTTCAACTTGCAATACAGAGACTATGCTAGACGGTACCTTTCTTTGCTATTATATTCTTCAACCTTCAGATGGAGGTCCAATGCTTTTAAGG ATTGAACTAAGAGAGTACAACCCTCTCCAACATGAAAGAGGTTTCCATGCTAAGCTTAACTGGCTAATTAACGAGAGCTTGCAATTTGG GTCAATTTCTTCGCACTCTATTCCAAACATCGTTGAACGCAATAGCCTCAATGAACAGCAACAGCGGCCACTGACCCAAATGTCTGATGGACAAATGCATGCCATCCAGAACACAGAGAACAATTGTACCATAGCAGATGAATGGGAGAAACTTCTCATTGTTGATCATCTGGACAGTTGCTATTCAGCTCCTAGTAGCTCCAAACCAAAGATCAAATCCTCAAATCCAGGATCACAGGATAAGTTTTCAGATGAGAAAACATCAAGAATCCTGGAGAGACTGGAAGCTCCAAAGCAACAATTTTTCAGAGTAAACTTCCCTTCCAACACAAAGAACTTCAATGAGCTGATAAAAAAATCACTGATTCCACTTCAATCGAGTTTAAGTCAACCACTGAAACCTAACTTTCAGAAGCTGAAGAGGAAGCAAAGATGA
- the LOC122041056 gene encoding uncharacterized protein LOC122041056 isoform X2 — MVLLCFLLDLRTISPPLLRQLKQGLLQLANLYISSPVRSGRKSKKEIPFLRDNIALCYLQPSKPSSPTSTELKVAYRPGERFSVRDFHHAVNNISLDNLFPDVKTCVPTAGSTEGFAEMTLADLLNNNALYKWGSDNLPKKVIVICSTISASTGSLRKSLMDAADRCIAVEFVVLVEGETNIYHDDAEKLMQFTNSVCDLESCVIRSYIMDTWLLNGLVKTWFQEIKNDAEEPLQAVFVLGNALANSADRICCNLFPSSTHISDGFISCQTCRCHGYPIDTVIDSKTNYFCPLNHQVLGASDLIDNVARIGEQTVLFLPSFEGCPVPQSVSTLLTFRVIERTNLASLNEGLMMGNSLYVTPSCHETESSDESDNADLNALIFHGLCRTLFLLDQGLVCTSTCNTETMLDGTFLCYYILQPSDGGPMLLRRLASSEEALPIPNTTQASDVSIPEDLVNSVRTSLEKIELREYNPLQHERGFHAKLNWLINESLQFGSISSHSIPNIVERNSLNEQQQRPLTQMSDGQMHAIQNTENNCTIADEWEKLLIVDHLDSCYSAPSSSKPKIKSSNPGSQDKFSDEKTSRILERLEAPKQQFFRVNFPSNTKNFNELIKKSLIPLQSSLSQPLKPNFQKLKRKQR; from the exons ATGGTGCTGCTCTGCTTCTTGCTCGATCTCCGCACCATCTCTCCGCCGTTGCTCCGCCAGTTGAAGCAG GGTTTGTTGCAGCTCGCCAATCTCTACATATCGTCGCCGGTTAGATCGGGGAGGAAGTCGAAGAAGGAGATCCCATTTCTCCGAGACAATATCGCGCTGTGCTACCTCCAGCCAAGCAAACCCTCTTCGCCCACTTCAACGGAG TTGAAGGTTGCATACAGACCCGGGGAAAGATTTAGTGTCCGAGACTTTCATCATGCTGTGAACAACATTTCCCTAGACAATCTTTTCCCAGATGTTAAGACCTGTGTGCCAACAGCAGGTAGCACTGAAG GCTTTGCAGAGATGACACTTGCAGACCTTTTGAACAACAATGCTCTGTACAAATGGGGCAGTGACAATCTCCCAAAGAAAGTAATTGTCATTTGTTCAACCATTTCTGCAAGCACTGGATCTCTTCGGAAATCACTTATG GATGCAGCAGATAGATGCATTGCAGTGGAGTTTGTAGTACTGGTAGAGGGAGAGACAAATATCTATCATGATGATGCTGAGAAACTCATGCAATTTACCAACAGTGTTTGTGACCTTGAGAGTTGTGTTATCAGGAGTTACATAATGG ATACTTGGCTCTTAAATGGCCTGGTGAAAACATGGTTCCAAGAGATTAAGAATGATGCAGAGGAACCACTACAAGCTGTGTTTGTGTTAGGAAATGCCCTTGCCAATTCTGCAGATCGAATCTGTTGCAATTTGTTTCCTTCCTCGACTCATATTAGTGATGGTTTCATCTCTTGTCAG ACATGCAGGTGTCATGGTTATCCTATTGACACTGTCATTGACAGTAAGACAAATTATTTTTGTCCACTGAACCATCAGGTGTTAGGGGCGTCTGATCTGATTGACAATGTTGCAAGAATTGGTGAACAAACAGTTCTTTTTCTGCCATCCTTTGAAGGTTGTCCGGTTCCACAAAGTGTCTCTACACTTCTAACTTTCAGGGTTATTGAACGCACCAACTTAGCCTCATTAAATGAAG GTCTGATGATGGGTAACTCCCTTTACGTAACTCCATCTTGTCATGAAACTGAATCTTCAGATGAATCTGATAATGCAGATCTGAACGCTTTGA TTTTCCACGGGCTTTGTAGAACTCTTTTTCTACTAGACCAGGGCCTTGTTTGCACTTCAACTTGCAATACAGAGACTATGCTAGACGGTACCTTTCTTTGCTATTATATTCTTCAACCTTCAGATGGAGGTCCAATGCTTTTAAGG AGGCTTGCTTCATCTGAGGAAGCTCTGCCCATTCCTAATACAACTCAAGCCAGTGATGTATCCATACCAGAGGACTTGGTAAATTCTGTTAGGACCTCTTTGGAAAAG ATTGAACTAAGAGAGTACAACCCTCTCCAACATGAAAGAGGTTTCCATGCTAAGCTTAACTGGCTAATTAACGAGAGCTTGCAATTTGG GTCAATTTCTTCGCACTCTATTCCAAACATCGTTGAACGCAATAGCCTCAATGAACAGCAACAGCGGCCACTGACCCAAATGTCTGATGGACAAATGCATGCCATCCAGAACACAGAGAACAATTGTACCATAGCAGATGAATGGGAGAAACTTCTCATTGTTGATCATCTGGACAGTTGCTATTCAGCTCCTAGTAGCTCCAAACCAAAGATCAAATCCTCAAATCCAGGATCACAGGATAAGTTTTCAGATGAGAAAACATCAAGAATCCTGGAGAGACTGGAAGCTCCAAAGCAACAATTTTTCAGAGTAAACTTCCCTTCCAACACAAAGAACTTCAATGAGCTGATAAAAAAATCACTGATTCCACTTCAATCGAGTTTAAGTCAACCACTGAAACCTAACTTTCAGAAGCTGAAGAGGAAGCAAAGATGA